Genomic DNA from Thermus amyloliquefaciens:
GCCGGTGGACGTGATGGAGGACGAGGCGGGCCTTCACCTTTACATCTACCTGCCCGGGGTGGAACCGGAGAAGGTGGAGGTGGTGGCGGAGGAGGGCGTCTTGTCGGTGAAGGCGGAGCGGCCCTTTGAGAAGAAGGAGGGGGTGGCCTACCATCGCCTGGAAGGCCCCTACGGCAGCTTTGCCCGGAGCTTCAACGTGCCCAGCACCTACGACCTCTCCCGGGTGCAGGCCCGTTTCCGCCACGGGGTCTTGCACCTCCTCGTGCCCAAGGCCGAGGAAACCAAGCCCAAGAAGATCCAGGTGCAGGTGGAATAGGAGGTGAGGTATGCGGCGGACCACGCGGTACATCCTGGCCACTTCCAACCCCATGGGCGACCTCGAGGCCCTGGAAAAGCTGGTGCGGCTTGCCCCGGACACGGGGGCCGATGCCCTGGCCATCGTGGGCAACCTCATGCCCAAGACGGCCAAAAGCCGGGACTACGCCGCCTTCTTCCGCATCCTTGCCGAGGCCCATCTCCCCACCGCCTATATCCCCGGTCCCCAGGACGCCCCCATCTGGGAATACCTGAGGGAAGCCGCCAACATTGAGCTGGTGCGGCCCGAGATGCGCAACGTCCACGAGACCTTCACCTTCTGGAA
This window encodes:
- a CDS encoding Hsp20/alpha crystallin family protein, with protein sequence MVRFDPFRELEELQERLARAFGTAPQQGPRVYAPPVDVMEDEAGLHLYIYLPGVEPEKVEVVAEEGVLSVKAERPFEKKEGVAYHRLEGPYGSFARSFNVPSTYDLSRVQARFRHGVLHLLVPKAEETKPKKIQVQVE